Proteins from a genomic interval of Thermococcus sp.:
- a CDS encoding COG2426 family protein, translating to MRGIVEVFLLSLVPTFEGRYAIVYGIGKGYPLWETLLSASLGVLTLSLLLPALLPYIDRLMLWLEKTPLRRIAHLYLYYVERVRKKAHPYVEKWGFIGLTIFVAIPLPGTGIWTGALAAYLLGIERRQTVPALILGGLLSMAITLGPALGLFG from the coding sequence ATGAGGGGAATTGTTGAGGTGTTCCTGCTTTCGCTCGTTCCAACCTTTGAGGGACGCTACGCGATAGTCTACGGCATTGGAAAGGGCTATCCCCTGTGGGAAACTCTCCTGAGCGCATCCCTCGGAGTTCTAACGCTCTCACTTCTCCTTCCCGCTCTGCTCCCCTACATTGACAGGCTTATGCTCTGGCTCGAAAAAACGCCCCTGCGGAGAATAGCGCACCTATATCTTTACTACGTCGAGCGCGTCAGAAAGAAGGCCCACCCCTACGTCGAGAAGTGGGGCTTCATAGGTCTTACAATCTTCGTCGCAATACCCCTGCCCGGCACTGGAATATGGACCGGAGCCTTAGCGGCTTACCTCCTTGGGATTGAGAGGAGGCAGACCGTCCCTGCTCTAATCCTTGGCGGGCTTCTGAGTATGGCGATAACCCTTGGGCCGGCGCTGGGGCTGTTCGGGTGA
- a CDS encoding phosphatase PAP2 family protein, which produces MKKPTKTFLLETFVLIAILLLQISGLFRGLNELVNSTLPLLDGRFMELLTSLGGDAFLVPFMALVVLLDLRKGGLSKKTLAFIISAFVGLAIVGFLKVALSSPRPRPLPGANVLSAGAFPSGHTFRASIIASYVSDRWKKLASLAWAYAVGIALTRLFLHYHWLSDVLFSLVLAPWLYTLVKSVLGADE; this is translated from the coding sequence ATGAAGAAACCCACGAAAACGTTCCTGCTGGAAACCTTCGTCCTCATAGCGATTCTGCTACTCCAGATAAGCGGGCTCTTCAGAGGTTTAAACGAGTTGGTCAACTCAACCCTGCCCCTCCTCGATGGAAGGTTCATGGAGCTTCTGACCTCCTTGGGGGGAGACGCTTTTCTCGTGCCCTTCATGGCCCTTGTTGTGCTCCTGGACCTGAGAAAAGGCGGACTCTCCAAGAAAACGCTGGCCTTCATAATATCAGCTTTCGTTGGTCTGGCCATTGTGGGTTTCCTGAAGGTTGCCCTTAGCTCGCCAAGGCCGAGACCACTGCCCGGGGCAAACGTTCTCAGTGCGGGGGCTTTTCCCTCGGGACATACCTTCAGGGCCTCGATAATAGCGAGCTACGTCTCCGACAGGTGGAAAAAGCTTGCTTCCCTCGCTTGGGCATACGCCGTTGGAATAGCCCTGACAAGGCTCTTCCTCCATTATCACTGGCTCAGCGACGTGCTTTTCAGCCTTGTTCTGGCACCGTGGCTCTACACCCTTGTCAAAAGTGTTCTGGGGGCTGATGAATGA
- a CDS encoding ASCH domain-containing protein, translating to MKKRSVQIRKFMLIDSSYKSRILRGDKVTTIRYGNYEAKPGSEVYLVITPSDTAIAKVRITRVERKKVKELTNEDAKLDGFSDVKELLRELNKIYGELYGDDEVTIIGFEVVKRFKDGIPLKWLKGLNYHEPEEIARLYLENRDKLNFNRETDFIMRRIYNEGLGRAVRTFGPKRVQGALLKVYHGLYAEGLI from the coding sequence ATGAAGAAAAGGAGCGTTCAGATTCGGAAGTTCATGCTGATTGATAGCTCTTACAAATCGAGAATCCTCAGGGGAGACAAGGTAACGACGATACGCTACGGGAACTACGAGGCCAAGCCAGGAAGCGAGGTCTATCTCGTCATAACTCCAAGCGATACGGCTATAGCGAAGGTGAGAATCACAAGGGTCGAGAGAAAAAAGGTGAAGGAGCTGACCAACGAAGATGCAAAGCTCGACGGCTTTTCGGACGTGAAGGAACTCCTCAGAGAGCTGAACAAGATTTACGGCGAGCTCTATGGAGATGACGAGGTCACAATAATCGGCTTTGAAGTCGTCAAGCGCTTTAAGGACGGAATCCCCCTGAAGTGGCTGAAGGGTCTTAACTACCACGAGCCAGAAGAAATAGCGCGCCTCTACCTCGAAAACCGGGATAAGCTCAACTTCAACCGCGAGACGGACTTCATAATGCGCCGTATCTACAATGAGGGCCTTGGAAGGGCCGTGAGAACCTTCGGGCCGAAGAGGGTCCAGGGGGCGCTCCTCAAGGTTTACCACGGGCTCTACGCCGAGGGCCTGATTTAG
- a CDS encoding TIGR02253 family HAD-type hydrolase: protein MIRAVIFDLDDTIVDTSRLAEMARRNAIENMIRHGLPVDFDTAYSELLELINEYGSNFSHHFDYLLRRLELPNNPKWIASGVIAYHNTKFAYLKSVRGARRVLLELKKEGYLLAIITDGNPIKQWEKILRLELDEFFDDVFISDYLGVKKPHPKIFKRALKKLGVRPEEAIMVGDRLYSDIYGAKSVGMNTVWFRYGKYRDRELEYLDYADFTVESLEEVPKIVRGLNNEEKERSDSEVHAD from the coding sequence ATGATTAGGGCTGTCATATTTGATTTGGACGACACCATAGTGGACACGAGCAGACTGGCCGAGATGGCGAGGCGAAATGCGATAGAAAACATGATACGCCACGGCCTTCCCGTTGATTTTGATACCGCTTACTCCGAACTCCTTGAGCTTATAAACGAGTACGGGAGCAATTTCTCCCATCATTTTGACTACCTCCTCAGGAGGCTTGAACTGCCCAACAATCCCAAATGGATAGCATCTGGCGTTATAGCCTACCACAACACGAAGTTCGCCTACCTCAAGAGCGTCCGCGGTGCTAGGAGGGTTCTCCTTGAGCTCAAGAAGGAAGGCTACCTCCTCGCTATAATCACAGATGGAAACCCGATAAAGCAGTGGGAAAAGATACTCCGGCTCGAGCTGGACGAGTTCTTCGATGACGTCTTTATCTCCGACTACCTTGGAGTCAAAAAACCCCATCCGAAAATTTTTAAGAGGGCCCTTAAAAAGCTCGGTGTCAGACCCGAAGAGGCAATAATGGTCGGGGACAGGCTCTATTCGGACATCTACGGCGCAAAGAGCGTCGGCATGAACACGGTCTGGTTCCGGTATGGGAAATATCGCGACAGAGAGCTTGAATACCTCGACTATGCCGACTTTACCGTTGAGAGCCTTGAAGAGGTTCCGAAAATCGTGAGGGGACTAAACAATGAAGAAAAGGAGCGTTCAGATTCGGAAGTTCATGCTGATTGA
- a CDS encoding DUF3783 domain-containing protein, whose protein sequence is MKLLLVGFSEKEAEDIENALGIPVLAVPEQLKGLKVEELLKAESEGGELRWTGEKFLIMDGLDNEGIKRVIETVRRLSKERVIFATTTETNLKWTLEELLEELRAEDEYFRALKEARKQVKERKGLFLNIGNVK, encoded by the coding sequence ATGAAGCTGTTGCTCGTGGGTTTCTCAGAGAAGGAGGCGGAGGATATTGAAAACGCTCTGGGAATTCCTGTCCTAGCAGTCCCGGAGCAGTTGAAGGGGCTAAAGGTCGAGGAACTCCTTAAAGCCGAAAGTGAGGGTGGAGAGCTAAGGTGGACTGGGGAGAAGTTTCTCATCATGGACGGCCTTGACAACGAGGGCATAAAGCGCGTTATTGAAACTGTCAGGAGGCTCTCAAAGGAGCGGGTAATCTTCGCCACAACAACGGAGACAAACCTCAAGTGGACTCTCGAGGAACTTCTTGAAGAGCTAAGAGCGGAGGACGAGTACTTTAGAGCATTAAAGGAGGCGAGAAAACAGGTTAAAGAGAGAAAGGGCCTGTTCCTGAACATCGGCAACGTTAAATAG
- the cobB gene encoding NAD-dependent protein deacetylase — MLSHASKILARSRFAIAFTGAGISAESGVPTFRGFNGLWKRYRSEELATPEAFQRDPHLVWEFYRWRMKKILGAKPNPAHYSLAELERLGIIKAVITQNVDDLHREAGTRNLIELHGNIFRVRCTSCDYRENLKESGRVNEFVESRELPKCPRCGSLLRPDVVWFGEALPKDVLEKAFNLAERADVVVVIGTSGVVYPAAYIPYIVKEHGGKVIEVNVERSGITPIADVFLRGKAGEILPKIVELVRELR; from the coding sequence ATGCTAAGCCATGCATCAAAAATCCTGGCAAGGTCGCGCTTTGCGATAGCCTTCACCGGGGCCGGGATAAGTGCCGAGAGTGGTGTACCTACATTCAGGGGATTCAACGGCCTATGGAAGAGGTACAGATCCGAGGAGCTCGCGACTCCAGAGGCTTTTCAGAGGGACCCCCACCTCGTCTGGGAGTTTTACAGGTGGCGAATGAAGAAAATCCTTGGGGCAAAACCGAATCCTGCCCATTACTCCCTTGCCGAGCTTGAGAGGCTTGGAATCATAAAGGCGGTAATAACCCAGAACGTCGACGACCTCCACAGAGAAGCTGGAACGAGGAACCTGATAGAGCTCCACGGGAACATATTCCGGGTTAGGTGTACCTCCTGTGACTACAGGGAAAATCTCAAGGAGAGCGGTCGCGTTAACGAGTTCGTTGAATCCAGAGAACTTCCAAAGTGCCCTCGCTGTGGCTCTCTCCTAAGGCCAGACGTGGTCTGGTTCGGAGAGGCCCTTCCAAAGGACGTCCTGGAAAAGGCCTTTAACCTCGCTGAAAGGGCCGACGTTGTGGTCGTTATCGGCACGAGCGGGGTCGTTTATCCAGCGGCATACATCCCATACATTGTCAAGGAGCACGGGGGTAAGGTCATAGAGGTCAACGTCGAGAGGAGTGGGATAACACCGATAGCGGACGTCTTCCTGCGCGGAAAGGCAGGGGAGATTCTTCCTAAAATCGTGGAGCTGGTGAGGGAGTTGAGATGA
- a CDS encoding aromatic amino acid transport family protein: MPITDGTPRKKVTTSHGRYYAERLAAERRKRITLIQLLRRRKAVRGLRTSTIRVEKKRITKGEALAILVGTQIGAGVLGLPYAASKVGLILALAVLIGVMFLMLGTGLIVLKFSAEMGGAQMSTIAQRVLGKAGGWIMYVSIFIMSFGAILAYIAGMGSVFSNLFGISETLGAFIFWVLASLVVYHGLEASGKTELAMSYVMLALFIAVTLMLIPHAKLSNGLYTNLSGILSITGVAIFALGCHTVIPDVYKGLGSYEETKKVLVWAFIIPTVIYAIFMVAFLLAFGKNTPQIATQGLERLYGRIGKIVGNLIPLLAITTSYIGIALAQQSNNEEFVKLKRPIAWGLTVIPPALVYFAGVKNFADVLAFAGDTGDMMAFIILPILIWLVAKLRKH, from the coding sequence ATGCCAATAACAGACGGAACACCAAGGAAAAAGGTCACAACCTCACACGGTCGCTATTACGCGGAGAGACTCGCGGCCGAGAGGAGGAAGAGGATAACCCTCATTCAGCTCCTTAGGAGGAGAAAGGCCGTCAGGGGCCTCAGGACAAGCACGATTCGCGTTGAGAAGAAGCGTATAACGAAGGGAGAAGCCCTTGCAATCCTCGTGGGAACGCAGATTGGGGCCGGTGTCCTAGGCCTTCCCTACGCGGCTAGCAAGGTAGGGCTTATCCTTGCTTTGGCCGTCCTTATCGGTGTCATGTTCCTAATGCTCGGAACGGGCCTAATCGTCCTGAAGTTCTCGGCCGAGATGGGCGGGGCACAGATGAGCACCATAGCCCAGCGCGTCCTCGGGAAGGCCGGTGGGTGGATAATGTACGTCAGCATCTTCATAATGAGCTTCGGTGCAATCTTAGCTTACATAGCCGGTATGGGTAGCGTTTTCTCAAACCTATTCGGTATAAGTGAAACGCTGGGAGCGTTCATTTTCTGGGTTCTGGCATCTCTTGTGGTTTACCACGGTCTTGAGGCGAGTGGAAAGACCGAGCTGGCGATGAGCTACGTCATGCTGGCCCTCTTCATAGCTGTCACGCTAATGCTAATCCCCCACGCGAAGCTGAGCAACGGGCTCTACACGAACCTCTCCGGAATTCTGAGCATAACCGGCGTTGCAATCTTTGCCCTCGGCTGTCACACGGTAATCCCCGACGTCTACAAGGGCCTTGGAAGCTACGAGGAAACGAAAAAAGTCCTCGTCTGGGCATTCATCATACCGACGGTCATCTACGCAATATTCATGGTCGCATTCCTCCTCGCCTTTGGAAAGAACACGCCCCAGATAGCCACTCAGGGACTTGAGAGGCTCTACGGCAGAATTGGAAAAATAGTTGGGAACCTAATCCCGCTCCTTGCAATAACGACGAGCTACATAGGAATCGCCCTGGCACAGCAGAGCAACAACGAGGAGTTCGTGAAGCTCAAGAGGCCAATAGCCTGGGGCCTGACCGTAATCCCGCCGGCTCTGGTTTACTTCGCCGGCGTCAAGAACTTCGCGGACGTTTTGGCCTTCGCCGGAGACACGGGAGACATGATGGCCTTCATAATCCTGCCAATACTGATATGGCTCGTCGCCAAGCTGAGAAAACACTAA
- the gyaR gene encoding glyoxylate reductase, giving the protein MPKVFITRAIPENGIKLLREHFEVEVWPEEREIPREVLLEKVRDVDALVTMLSERVDKELFENAPRLRIVANYAVGYDNIDVEEATRRGIYVTNTPGVLTDATADFAWTLLLATARRLIEADNFTRSGEWKRKGIAWHPRWFLGYDVYGKTIGIVGFGRIGQAVARRARGFGMRILYYSRSRKPKAEEELNAEFRPLDELLSESDFVVLAVPLTKETYHMIGERELKLMKNTAILVNIARGNVVDTNALIKALKEGWIAGAGLDVYEEEPYYNEELFKLKNVVLAPHIGSATFGAREGMAELVARNLIAFKNGKIPPTLVNREVVKVRKPGFE; this is encoded by the coding sequence ATGCCCAAGGTCTTTATAACCCGCGCCATCCCGGAGAATGGAATAAAACTTCTCAGGGAGCACTTTGAGGTGGAAGTCTGGCCCGAGGAGAGGGAAATACCACGGGAAGTCCTTCTGGAGAAGGTTCGGGATGTTGATGCCCTCGTAACGATGCTCAGTGAGCGGGTCGATAAAGAGCTCTTCGAGAACGCGCCAAGGCTGAGAATAGTGGCAAACTACGCAGTGGGTTACGACAACATAGACGTTGAGGAGGCAACGAGGAGGGGAATCTACGTAACGAACACCCCGGGCGTTCTCACCGATGCCACAGCCGATTTCGCGTGGACGCTTCTGCTTGCAACGGCGAGGCGCCTGATAGAGGCCGACAACTTTACCCGTTCAGGGGAATGGAAGAGGAAGGGAATAGCATGGCACCCGCGCTGGTTTTTAGGCTATGACGTCTACGGAAAGACGATAGGAATAGTCGGCTTTGGAAGAATCGGTCAGGCCGTGGCAAGGCGCGCTAGGGGCTTTGGCATGAGAATCCTCTACTACTCGAGGAGCAGGAAGCCCAAAGCGGAGGAGGAACTCAACGCGGAGTTCAGGCCCCTTGACGAGCTCCTGAGCGAGAGTGACTTCGTCGTTTTGGCCGTCCCTCTGACAAAGGAGACCTACCACATGATAGGCGAGAGGGAATTGAAGCTCATGAAGAACACCGCAATTCTGGTAAACATAGCGAGGGGAAATGTCGTTGATACAAATGCCCTCATCAAAGCCCTGAAGGAGGGCTGGATTGCCGGGGCGGGCCTCGACGTCTACGAGGAGGAGCCTTATTACAACGAGGAGCTCTTCAAGCTCAAGAACGTGGTTTTAGCCCCTCACATAGGCAGTGCCACCTTCGGTGCAAGGGAGGGGATGGCAGAGCTCGTTGCGAGGAACCTGATAGCCTTCAAGAACGGCAAAATCCCGCCGACGCTCGTTAACAGAGAAGTAGTAAAGGTCAGGAAGCCCGGGTTCGAGTGA
- a CDS encoding endonuclease MutS2 encodes MRPRLNPEARAVHRAILGEIRKRLILPGSESYLGLFSLTNDIDEILKRQDYLKEGLSRVRPEMKGLISRVKPVKFRREFLGDRVLLVDESEVERAEAMNLCHVTTDPEEAREYPIVLSTTGYGIEVELRPQDVAPELYVIPLWENRETLEALAELGRITGRESVAGEILNALKEFESVNAREQLLENLDEMIAEKERWLNERISEKLENFSLTLSGKELLNFLAQLREGNYEAIFSHFTGIEEEIIELVNEAERELSDALGFTVELFQRDELYPVHVPPERVEELRQFLERELALERYLKAREVVERIGHLIPELKKELEKIHELDFLLAVKEFTENFSFPEVWDGGIAFIRGRHLFIENPQPVSYVVGRKPQEFAVPGSENVGDENVVILTGANSGGKTSLLELITQVEILFHMGFPVPAERAWVEPLDELFFFRRKRSVYGAGAFETALKSFVRALRGKGRKLILIDEFEAITEPGAAVKIIGELLKVAQERGFKVVIVSHLGGELKETLPFARVDGIEARGLDENLNLIVDRQPVFGRLGRSTPELIVERLARKARGKDREIYERILASFGRNV; translated from the coding sequence ATGAGACCGCGACTTAATCCAGAGGCGAGGGCAGTCCACAGGGCGATTTTGGGTGAGATACGGAAGAGACTGATTCTCCCGGGTAGCGAATCCTATCTGGGGCTCTTTTCGTTGACAAACGACATTGATGAAATCCTGAAGAGGCAGGACTACCTCAAAGAGGGCCTCTCAAGGGTCAGGCCCGAGATGAAAGGGCTAATCTCAAGGGTTAAACCGGTGAAATTCAGAAGGGAGTTCCTCGGAGACAGGGTACTCCTCGTCGATGAGTCTGAGGTGGAGCGGGCGGAGGCCATGAACCTCTGCCACGTTACAACGGACCCCGAGGAGGCCCGCGAGTACCCGATAGTGCTGAGCACAACGGGCTATGGAATTGAAGTCGAGCTGAGACCCCAGGACGTTGCGCCGGAACTCTACGTAATCCCCCTCTGGGAGAACCGGGAAACACTTGAGGCCCTTGCGGAGCTCGGAAGGATTACGGGAAGGGAAAGCGTTGCCGGGGAGATACTCAATGCACTGAAGGAATTTGAAAGCGTAAACGCCCGGGAGCAACTTCTTGAGAACCTCGACGAGATGATAGCCGAGAAGGAGCGCTGGCTCAACGAGAGAATCTCCGAAAAGCTTGAGAACTTCAGCCTAACGCTCAGTGGCAAAGAGCTCCTCAACTTCTTGGCCCAGCTCCGAGAGGGGAACTACGAGGCCATATTCAGCCATTTTACCGGAATTGAGGAGGAGATAATTGAGCTCGTGAATGAGGCGGAACGCGAGCTCTCGGATGCACTGGGCTTTACGGTCGAACTCTTCCAGAGGGACGAGCTGTATCCAGTCCACGTCCCCCCGGAGAGGGTGGAGGAGCTGAGGCAGTTCCTTGAGAGGGAACTCGCCCTTGAGCGCTATCTAAAGGCCAGGGAGGTAGTTGAAAGAATAGGGCACCTCATACCGGAGCTAAAGAAAGAACTCGAAAAGATTCACGAGCTTGACTTCCTCCTTGCGGTTAAGGAGTTTACTGAAAACTTCTCGTTCCCGGAGGTCTGGGACGGGGGGATTGCCTTCATCAGGGGCAGGCACCTCTTCATTGAAAACCCCCAGCCGGTTAGCTACGTCGTCGGAAGGAAACCCCAGGAATTCGCAGTCCCGGGTTCGGAGAACGTTGGCGATGAGAACGTCGTAATCCTCACGGGAGCAAACAGCGGTGGAAAAACGAGCCTCCTAGAGCTAATAACACAGGTTGAAATCCTCTTCCACATGGGCTTTCCGGTGCCCGCTGAAAGGGCCTGGGTCGAGCCCCTCGACGAGCTCTTCTTTTTCAGAAGGAAGAGGAGCGTCTACGGTGCTGGAGCCTTCGAGACGGCCCTGAAGTCCTTTGTAAGGGCCCTCAGGGGGAAGGGCAGGAAGTTAATCCTCATAGACGAGTTCGAGGCCATAACCGAACCCGGTGCGGCCGTCAAAATCATAGGCGAACTGTTGAAAGTTGCGCAGGAGAGAGGTTTTAAAGTCGTCATAGTGTCCCACCTCGGCGGGGAGCTGAAGGAGACGTTACCCTTCGCGAGGGTTGATGGGATAGAGGCCAGGGGCTTAGACGAGAACCTGAACCTTATAGTCGACAGACAGCCCGTCTTCGGAAGGCTCGGAAGGAGCACGCCGGAGTTGATAGTCGAGAGGCTCGCCAGAAAGGCTAGGGGAAAGGACCGGGAGATATACGAACGGATTCTGGCGTCTTTCGGTCGGAATGTGTAG
- a CDS encoding methyl-accepting chemotaxis protein, translated as MNEKGALIASPVLAFGLTIVPAFLAGPIAGVIGGIVGVGAGIFLTRNIGGKTKIPPEVEQYRREIEEQMNAIIRILDRIAEGDLSIADEELNGHLGEIRGAIEKMRQNLHSMVSSIKEAAEVVNERSALIRENIDQISEAIQQVAEAINQVSIEAQREQENINHMTETMRYIDEIGKETINTMEDFERSMSEVVSLAREGGQKGEEAVGQIEEIRNMMLMIEETVKGVAEMGKNIANITNVITGIAEQTNLLALNAAIEAARAGEAGKGFAVVAEEIRNLAEESKQAADDIRNIVEQIMAKIDESVEVTGKSVETVAQSTEVLKESVSYLTHIAELMAEMEVKANELKNKVLEEGEKIDEGLRFLENLAASAEETTAAAEEVSAAAEQQTSALEEVRATLHDFEEVVQRLMEAVNRFKL; from the coding sequence ATGAATGAGAAGGGCGCGCTTATCGCATCACCAGTTCTGGCCTTTGGTCTGACGATAGTCCCAGCGTTTCTAGCGGGGCCCATAGCGGGCGTCATCGGGGGTATCGTCGGAGTTGGAGCTGGGATCTTTCTAACAAGGAACATAGGCGGAAAAACAAAGATTCCTCCAGAGGTCGAGCAGTACAGACGGGAAATAGAAGAGCAAATGAACGCTATCATCAGAATTCTCGACAGAATTGCCGAAGGTGATTTGTCAATAGCTGATGAAGAACTCAACGGACACCTTGGAGAGATCAGGGGAGCAATTGAAAAGATGCGCCAAAATCTTCACAGCATGGTATCATCGATAAAGGAAGCGGCCGAAGTAGTCAACGAGAGAAGTGCGCTCATTAGGGAGAACATTGACCAGATCAGCGAGGCCATACAGCAGGTAGCCGAGGCCATAAACCAGGTCAGCATAGAGGCCCAGCGCGAACAGGAGAACATCAACCACATGACCGAGACTATGAGATACATAGACGAGATCGGAAAAGAAACCATAAACACCATGGAAGACTTCGAGAGATCAATGAGCGAGGTTGTGAGCCTTGCAAGGGAAGGTGGGCAGAAGGGTGAGGAAGCGGTTGGACAGATTGAAGAAATAAGGAACATGATGCTGATGATTGAAGAGACCGTCAAAGGAGTTGCTGAAATGGGCAAGAACATAGCCAACATAACGAACGTTATCACCGGAATAGCGGAGCAGACCAACTTGCTCGCCTTGAACGCAGCGATTGAGGCAGCTAGAGCCGGTGAAGCCGGTAAGGGTTTTGCGGTCGTTGCTGAGGAGATTAGGAACCTCGCCGAGGAAAGTAAGCAGGCCGCCGACGACATCAGAAACATCGTCGAGCAGATTATGGCAAAAATCGATGAGAGCGTTGAAGTCACCGGGAAGAGCGTCGAAACGGTTGCGCAGTCAACTGAAGTCCTCAAGGAGAGTGTTTCCTATCTAACCCATATAGCAGAGCTTATGGCTGAGATGGAGGTAAAAGCAAACGAGCTCAAGAACAAGGTCCTTGAGGAGGGCGAAAAGATAGACGAGGGTCTGCGCTTCCTTGAGAACCTTGCCGCGAGTGCTGAAGAAACCACGGCGGCGGCCGAAGAGGTCAGCGCCGCGGCCGAACAGCAGACATCAGCCCTCGAGGAGGTTCGTGCAACGCTCCATGATTTCGAAGAGGTTGTCCAGAGGCTTATGGAAGCAGTTAACAGGTTCAAGCTTTGA
- a CDS encoding Kae1-associated kinase Bud32, giving the protein MRLIAQGAEAKIYEGTFGEVFRVSLIDEKVIVKHRIPKRYRIPEIDIKLRKERTVREARILHRAKEFGVNCPHVYEVNLRDMVIVMEFIEGVRLKEHLEEVPMEERLRLCREIGRQIGKLHRAGIVHGDLTTSNMILREGNVYLIDFGLADFDSTLEARGVDLHLLKRAMESTHYTWFEEGFRAVLEGYGEVLGEKAREEIEEKIEEIESRGRYRERSWLKA; this is encoded by the coding sequence ATGAGGCTCATAGCCCAAGGCGCTGAGGCGAAAATCTACGAGGGAACCTTCGGGGAGGTTTTCAGAGTTTCCCTGATTGACGAAAAGGTCATCGTAAAGCATAGAATCCCAAAAAGGTACAGGATTCCCGAGATTGACATCAAACTGAGGAAGGAGAGAACCGTTAGAGAGGCGAGAATTCTCCACAGGGCGAAAGAGTTTGGTGTCAACTGCCCCCACGTTTACGAGGTTAACCTGAGGGACATGGTCATCGTCATGGAGTTCATAGAGGGAGTTCGCCTTAAGGAGCACCTGGAGGAAGTTCCAATGGAGGAGAGACTGAGGCTTTGCAGGGAAATCGGGAGGCAGATAGGAAAACTCCACAGGGCTGGAATCGTTCACGGCGATTTAACGACGAGCAACATGATACTCCGGGAAGGGAATGTCTACCTCATTGACTTCGGTCTGGCCGATTTTGACTCAACGCTGGAAGCGAGGGGAGTTGATCTGCACCTCCTGAAAAGGGCCATGGAGAGCACGCACTACACCTGGTTCGAGGAGGGCTTTAGGGCAGTTCTGGAAGGCTACGGTGAAGTTCTCGGGGAGAAAGCCAGAGAGGAAATCGAGGAGAAAATAGAGGAGATAGAGAGCAGGGGAAGATACAGGGAAAGGAGCTGGCTCAAAGCTTGA